The following DNA comes from Gadus macrocephalus chromosome 5, ASM3116895v1.
GTGATAAGGTACATAGATGGCAAGAATAACATCAAAGAACGCTTCTTTGAGTTCATTGCGCTTCCAAATTCGACTGCCGAGACGATTGCCGCTGCGCTTTTGGAAAGGCTGAGCACCATCCTTCCCGCAGGACAAGAGAGAAAACTAATTGCCCAGGCCTATGATGGTGCCGCAGTGATGAGGGGTGCTACAGGTGGAGTGCAACGTGAAGTTCAAGATGTCTACGGGAGTGCCTACTACGTTCACTCTTATGCGCATCAGTTGAACCTCATCATGCAGCAGGCAACATCCCATATTGCGAAGGTCGGCCAGTTTTTTTCAGACATTGGGGggttttcttcttttttccACAAGTCATTAAAACGAACGGCAGTGCTGGATGAAGTGGTGGGTCGACTCCCAGGTGCTTCACCAACGCGATGGAACTTCCACGGTCGTGCTGTTAACACAGTTTACGACCACAAAGATGAACTGGTTGAGTGCTTCCAAACCATTCGAGACAGAGGAGACTTTGATGCCATATCGAAGAGAGAGGCCGGGGGTTTATTGAGAATGTTGGAAGACGAGGCTTTCTGTTTTTTCCTGGCATTATTTCACAAAATCATGCCACATGTAGACAAGCTGTTTAACCAGCTGCAGAAGAGGAACATAGACACTGTCTTCATCGCCGGGATCACCCAGAAGTTCACTCAAAGCATACAAGCCATCAGGTAAGCTATGATTTTACATATTTCCTTAAAACATGCTTACATGTAGCCTTCACAGTAAAAACATGAATCCACATGGCTGAGCAAAATAGAACCACTCATAGATATCACAATTTCACCATGTTAGACTAGTGAATTTATTTATGATGAATCTAGATGACATTCACTAGGCCCAACACAAAAACAGCACATACTTTAATAAAGTTCGGGATTTATTTTATCAGCAAGTTGGTTTCTAGATGGTAGTTTCTCGAGTAATTTCAGGGTGGACAGTGACTTGTGAAACTTGTTTTGGATCAGGGACACTGTTCCTTATCAGGTTAAGGAAGAGTACTATGAGGGACCTATACAGGGACCACCCCCGACGAAACGGAGGGCAATGGGAGAAGAAACACAGCAGCACCTGGCATTAGAGGTAAGCAACTTCTATTTCTGtattccactagcctatatgtatttgtgtttgtttgcacattTTTGTATTCCGAGTTGTCATTACTAGACATActatgtatactgtatatctacTGGAGAATGCAGTCATTGTCTTTTTTTCCCACATTTTtgctttttaattattactgttAGCTTTACTTgctcataaaaaaaattaactggTAGGAATATGctgattttattgtattgttgaaCTGGGACACGTTTTCTGTTATTTCATAGATCTGTGACACCATTATATGCCATGCCAAGGAGAGGTTTTCTTTCACAAAGCATCTCATCAGTGCTACTCTGTTGCAAGGTGACTTGTTCCCACAACACAGCAGAAAGTTCCCAGATTCAGCACTGGAAACCACGGTGGATGCCTATCCCATGTTGGACAAAACCAGACTTAAAACAGAACTGTCCCTGATCTACGAGCATGAGGACTTCAAGGGCTGCAGTGGAGCACTGGCTCTATTTCAGGTTCTAATGGGAAATAACCTGCAAGACACATTCAGCGAAACTGTTAGTCTTCTCAAGATCCTCATCACCACACCAATGTCAACAGCAGAATCAGAGAGATGCTTCTCCACCTTAAAGAGGATAAAGACTTTCCTTAAGAACACTATGGCACAAGATCGCTTCAATGCTCTGGCTATGCTATCTATAGAGAAAAAACTCACTCGGGACATTCCAGATTTCAATAAAAGGGTTATTGAAAAATTTGCCACTCAGAAAGACAGACGAGCAAAGTTCCTATACAAGTAAGAGTTTTCCAAGTGTTCTCTTACAAGTctctttcacccccccccccttcccgtgaCATGaacactggttgcagaccctcacaacccccccccttccagtgacgtggacactggttgcagaccctcacaacctccccccacccctttcaagtgtacatactgtatatagtcctctgcaaacctatggtggcatcaggccttcagtgtgcatattgtactgtatgtagtcctttgcaaacctgtttgtatcatgccttaagtgtgtcttgaacaaccacacacaaaagcttGCACATTTCcatgaattttgtggaattcatatttcattgtatttgtctaaatgcatactaatgcagactgtagatatatttatgggtgaagttaccaacacacacacacacacacacacacacacacacacacacacacacacacacacacacacacacacacacacacacacacacacacacacacacacacacacacacacacacgtgtaattCACCGTTTTTGTTCATGTATTTGCACTCTTAATGttgctgaattctacaaggcaaataaattaacttcaatcttagttccctggccccctttcgtctttgtaagtaaatgttctgtttttttattttgtcagaatgcaccagaatgcttcatttgtttgtgaaaatcacaaagAAATCTTCTGGGGGAGgttgcccccagacccccctacaggggtttggaatgcaaacgttcagcCCCACCTAAAATTAATTCCACCAGCGGCCACTGCCTTGTAGAGTATGCTTAAGTTCACTTTGGCCCTGAACACCTGACGTACATGTTTAACAATATATTTTATGTGATTAAGAGGTAGATGACGTTACGATAGGATATTTTAGAGAATAAGAAAAGTGTAGATATGATGTTTTATATAAAATGCTTAGTCGGTCTGTTAGGCAGACAAATCATCCATTGTAGTTCAGGCAGTGGATTAAGGTAAATTCTCTAGGTGCTGTTTATTGTCTTATTATGGTTTATTGTGGTTTAAAGCCAAAGTATGTTATTTCTATTATAGGAACAGAACAGTATTTAATTGCACTGTGAGATAGCTCAAAACAACCAGCGAATAAGCTGAAACAGGAACTTTAACTTTAATGTGGATATTGATTTTAAGGGGAACTAAGAGTGGAGAGAAACGGTACATGTGAGCCTCACTTTTTATtgcactttttatgttttatttgcaaAGAGAACTTACAAAGGAATAATAGACAATTTAACAGGCACTTTAACGAGGGAagagtttatatttatttattattttatttattcatgtgttACTCGTGATAATTATGAAATAAAGAGACTGATTTCGGAAGACGAAACAAAAGCTGTGCTGCTTCAGTCCTTGTAAAAATATATACCTGCTTTTGAGAAATCCGGTCTCATCATCTACTTGTTATCACCGTCCTGGCCACTTGGGACCggtgacacacacagagggagagagtgagctgCACTATTCATACCTAAATACCACTAAGGGCaccttcaccacacacacagggagttaTTGAGCTGCACCATTCACTTAAAGTGGGACTTTCAAGTTGTATGCTCAAAATGGGATGGAATAAGAAAAGTCGAGGAGCTTACTTTGTAGAAGAGTAGAATGAAATTGATGGCGAAGGCCACGAAAAGCGCCAGGAACCGGAGGTTGTAGAAGTTTCTAGCAAGGTAGTTCTGTGAACATTGTGTGGAAAGAACAAACACAGAAGTGCCATTGATGCAAAGATCAATTCATCAATCCATAATATTTTTGTATACTGCTCTAATTGAAACAAGGCCAGGATTCCTGGGTGTCTGACCAGCATCTTGGTCTGGTAGATTTCCAGCCCCGCGAGGAAGCTAGCGGTGAAGGCCTCTGGTGGTTCTCTCTTCAGACCAGGTCTTTTCTTGTGGAATCTCTTCTCCTCCGGGGACGATCCCTGGGGGGTGTCCTCCTTGGACTTGTCCTGGTCCTTCTTCTCTCCGGTCTCCCAGCTGGAGAGACAAACCCACGTAGTGTTTTTGTTAGCACAGAGCCAGATTAGCAGTTATACAGTACCCATTTACTAATTTACTATGGAATTATCAATAAGCTAATTTACTGTTGAACTTAATGACTAAATAATAGTCTCCACCAATCTACAATGAGACTAGCACCCGAAGAAAGCCTTTTAGGCCTTATAATTGTATAAAGCCTTGAAAATCACTCCCCCCACTCAAAGTATTTACTAAATCCTGTTATGTAGCCGCGAGGCCAGGATGACTGTTCATACGAGAAATCAAATCAATGTGTGTAATCCCATTAAGGAAGGTCCTGTTAAGTGCACTCACTCCGAGTTCTCAGAGTCCCCTTTGTAGTCGCCGTTGGTCACTCTCTTCTTCGCCGCTTCCTTAAAAGCAAACGATATTGCGCCGTTCATCAGCTTGTCGTGAAACACTGTATTTAATTAAAACCTGGAAGACACTCAACGTGGAACAAGTGTTTGCATCATAAAGGTTGGACGACTGTTATACGAGTGCTGTTATATGAGCCCCATATCTGCTCATGTTCCTGGTTTCTAGAGGCAACCACAGACTCTATGAAGTCCATTCCCCTACATACAGACGCAAATACCGACCTGTGCTTTCTTCTGCTTGACGGCGCTGGCGATGGAGGGGGCGTCGCCGACCACCACCTCAGACACGTCGCCCAGGCCCGGCTCTGAGCCGTGCTTGCCCTCCTTCTTGGGCTGGATGTACAGAAGCTCAGCGATCAGGTCGGCCTCCGCCTCCTCGCCCTGCGACAGCTGGCCCAGCTCGGCCAGCTGTGAAGCCTCGCAGGCCTCCATCTTCTCCGTCTCTAGAGCGTCGCCGTGGATCCCGAACTGCGTGGGGTCCGGCATGTTCCCTAGGATGTCCGTCACCTTGATGTTCTTGGCGCCCTCCACCAGCCCGCCGCCGAACATGGTGGTCCACAGGATGTGGAAGAAGCCCCACACCAGGCCGTAGAGGAAGTGGAAGAGGCCGGTGATGATCatccagaagaaggagaagaagccgCGCACCATCTCCCTCACGCTCATCCTCCTGAAGCGCCGGTAGCGCTGGCGCAGGCTCCGTGCGGTCAGCATCCGGCGCAGGCGGCCCAGGCTCTTGCTGACCGAGACGCAGGCCAGGGTGAAGGCCGACGACGACTCCAGCAGCGtgtgctcctcctcttcctcctcgtcctgctcTTCTGCCACACTCTGGTggtcttcctcgtcctcctctggcCGCTCCACGGGGTCCGGCTCCGAGATCTGCGACGCCAGCTGCATCTCGAAGATGGTGTCCTCGCAGAAGTTGACAAAGAGCTCCATCTTCTCGCTCTCGCCGCCCTCGTTGACCACGTCGAAGATGAACTGCCGCTTGGACTCCTTCACCTGCGGCTTCTCCCACTGCGTGCGGCTGGACTCGCTGATCTCG
Coding sequences within:
- the LOC132457848 gene encoding zinc finger MYM-type protein 1-like, coding for MSNMATSSTATTVSLGVQLAPNSVKSLLMNPFEGRTFAEKLQVKELGPDKPEVNITQQAREKDRAYKRSFSRGWFDRKAWLTSCGYANAIFCFPCILFKTTTCDSSWTQTGVTDLKHLSERIKKHERARVHMNTCVKLAMLGRISIAAQLDEGHRIAVRRHNEEVDRNRHILSKIIDAVKFCGAFELALRGHDQSDASENPGIFRGLIDLMASIDHELEVHLENATVFKGTSKTVQNELLDCMLSVLRDCVLEEVKQADYIAIQADETTDVCTHCQLVFVIRYIDGKNNIKERFFEFIALPNSTAETIAAALLERLSTILPAGQERKLIAQAYDGAAVMRGATGGVQREVQDVYGSAYYVHSYAHQLNLIMQQATSHIAKVGQFFSDIGGFSSFFHKSLKRTAVLDEVVGRLPGASPTRWNFHGRAVNTVYDHKDELVECFQTIRDRGDFDAISKREAGGLLRMLEDEAFCFFLALFHKIMPHVDKLFNQLQKRNIDTVFIAGITQKFTQSIQAIRDTVPYQVKEEYYEGPIQGPPPTKRRAMGEETQQHLALEICDTIICHAKERFSFTKHLISATLLQGDLFPQHSRKFPDSALETTVDAYPMLDKTRLKTELSLIYEHEDFKGCSGALALFQVLMGNNLQDTFSETVSLLKILITTPMSTAESERCFSTLKRIKTFLKNTMAQDRFNALAMLSIEKKLTRDIPDFNKRVIEKFATQKDRRAKFLYK